DNA from Metabacillus flavus:
AAACTGAAGAAGATTGCTTTCCAATGGATGATCTCATATCTTTACCTGTTTTAGGAGCAAGAAGCAGCGTAGCACCGATTCCGGCAAGTGCTCCAACAAGTGAACCGGATACGAAATTTTTATCAACTGCCGGGCGTTTAGCTTTAGCTGTCTTATCTTGGGTTTGCTGTTTATCCTGCTTGCTATTCTCTGCTTTTACCGGTTTTACCTTGGACTGTTTTTGATTGTTTTTTTCCATTTCCTATTCCTCCTAGGGTTCAATTAAGTTAGCAAAATTTAAATCTATTTTTTTATTAAGCTCTGTTAAACTTCGCTCCAATCAACAGGTGTTAAAGAATCAACGTTATGGTTTAACAGAGCCTTTTATTAAACGAGTCTTTGAGAATCCATTTTTTCTTCCAAAGATTTAATTCTTTCATTCAGGCGTTTGTTTTCTTCTTCAAGTGCCTCATTGTTATTATTGGCTGCCTTTGAACTTAGGTAAGGATCATTCTCCCACCAGTCCATGCCTATTTCTTTTGCTTTATCTACAGAGGCAACAATCAGCCTGATCTTAATTGTAAGAAGTTCTACATCTGCCAGGCCGATTTTGATGTCACCTGCAATGACTACACCTTTATCCAAAACCTTCTCGAGAACATCTACAATCGAACTCGAGCCGCCGTTATGCTGAATTTCATTCACCTTAATTCCTCCTCGCTTTGTTGGCGATCCCTATTGTTAAATTAAATTGCCGAGAGGGCCAAGGTCTATATTTAGATCTTCATCTTTCAGGTCAAAAATGTCTTTCATTTCTTCCATTTTTATTTCAAGGTTTGCAAGAGCAACTCCTAGATCCTCAATTTGCTGATCGGTCAGTGTGCCTCCGTCAACACGGCGGATTGCATGGCGCTCCACCAGCTGTCTTAAAAGCTCGATAACAGTCAGCACCAATTGGGCAAGACCCTGCTCTGCAGAATCCGGATCCAGATTGATTTTTCCATTACTGCTCTGTAGTCCGGTTTTAGCGC
Protein-coding regions in this window:
- a CDS encoding gas vesicle protein GvpJ, with protein sequence MQHNGGSSSIVDVLEKVLDKGVVIAGDIKIGLADVELLTIKIRLIVASVDKAKEIGMDWWENDPYLSSKAANNNNEALEEENKRLNERIKSLEEKMDSQRLV
- a CDS encoding gas vesicle protein K yields the protein MSQNPAGAKTGLQSSNGKINLDPDSAEQGLAQLVLTVIELLRQLVERHAIRRVDGGTLTDQQIEDLGVALANLEIKMEEMKDIFDLKDEDLNIDLGPLGNLI